In Rhodoferax sediminis, the sequence AACGACGCGCATGCGCTCGCGCTGGCCCGCTCGGTGGTCAAGAATACCAATCAAAAGAAGGAGGTAGCCCAGAGCCTGCGGGCGCAGGCTGCTCCTAAATTCGCAGCAGAAGAGCTGTACGGCGTGATCCCGACCGATACGCGCAAGCCCTTCGATGTGCATGAAGTCATCGCCCGCATCGTCGACGCCAGCGAGTTTCACGAGTTCAAGGCGCGCTATGGCGCCACGCTGGTGTGCGGCTTCGCGCACATCGAAGGCATGCCGGTGGGCATCGTCGCGAACAACGGCATCCTGTTTTCCGAGTCGGCGCAAAAAGGCGCGCACTTCATCGAGCTGTGCTGCCAGCGCAAGATTCCGCTGGTGTTTCTGCAGAACATCACCGGCTTCATGATCGGGCGCAAGTACGAAAACGAAGGCATCGCCCGGCACGGCGCCAAGATGGTGACCGCGGTGGCGACCGCCCAGGTGCCCAAATTCACCGTGATCATCGGCGGCAGCTACGGCGCGGGCAACTACGGCATGTGCGGGCGCGCCTATTCGCCGCGTTTTCTCTGGATGTGGCCGAACGCCCGCATTTGCGTGATGGGCGGCGAGCAGGCCGCGGGTGTGCTGGCCACCGTCAAGCGCGACGGCATCGAAGGGCGCGGCGGCAGCTGGAGCGCGGAGGAAGAGGCGGCCTTCAAGCAGCCCGTGCTCGACCAGTTCGCGCGCCAGTCGCATCCCTACTATTCCAGCGCGCGCCTGTGGGACGACGGCGTGATCGACCCGGCCGACACGCGCCGCGTGCTGGCGCTGGGCCTGTCGGCCACGCTCAACGCGCCGATTCCCGACACGAAATTCGGCGTGTTCCGCATGTAAGGCCACACGCATGGACAACATTTACACCACCCCTGAACACGAATTGCTGCGCGAGCAGGTCGCGCGCTTCATTGCACGCGAGGTCGAACCGCATGGCGCGGCCTGGGAAGAGGCCGGTAGGGTGCCGCGCGACGTGCTGCGCCGCATGGGCCAGGCAGGCCTGCTGGGGCTGATGTACGAGGGCCGCTACGGCGGCGGCGATGCGGACGCACTGACCAACCTGGTGTTTGCCGAGGCGCTGTCGCAATCGACCTTTGCCGGTTTCATCATCACGGTGCTGGTGCATACCGACATGGCCGGCCCGCACCTGCACCACGCGGGCAGTGCGGCGCAGAAAGAAAAATATCTGCACAAGGTCACGGCCGGCGAGATGATCGCGGCGGTGGGCATCACCGAGCCCGGCGCGGGCTCGGACGTGGCCGGCATCCGCACCACGGCGCGCCGTGACGGCGCCGACTGGGTGCTGAACGGCACCAAGATGTTCATCACCAACGGTGTGCACGCCGACCTGTACTTCATCGCTGCCAAAACGGGCGCGGGCCGGCACGACATGACCATGTTCGTCGTCGAGAAGGGCACACCCGGCTTCAGCGTGGGCCGCGCGCTCAAGAAGACGGGCTGGCTCTCGTCCGACACCGCCGAGCTGGTGCTGGACAACGTGCGCATCCCCGCCGCGAATGTGCTGGGCGAGGAGGGTAAAGGCTTCTACTCGGTCATGAAGAATTTCCAGACCGAGCGCATCGCGCTGGCGGCGATGGCGGTGGGACACTGCACGCAGGCGCTCCAGTTGACGCTGGGCTACGTGCGCCAGCGCCAGGCCTTCGGCGCCACGCTGTGGGACCAGCAGACCATCCGCCAGCGCCTGTCCATGCTCGACGCCAGGACCCGCGCCGCGCGCTCCTTCATGTACCACTGCGCGTGGAGCGTGACGCAGGGCCGCGACATCGTGCAGGAAGTCTCCATGCTCAAGGCCTTGACCGGCGAGTTGGTGAATGAAGTGGTGCAGACCTGCCAGCAGTTCCACGGCGGCATGGGCTACATCCGCGAGACCGCGATCGAGCGGCTGTGGCGCGATGCGCGGGTGCTGGCCATCGGCGGCGGCGCCACCGAGGTCATGCTGGAAGAAGTTGCCAAACGTTATTGAGTCCCTTCATGAATACACCCGCCTCAAACATTCTTGACCTGCGCCGTCCCTCGCCCCAGGTCGCCGAGGTCTGGCTGAACCGGCCCGAGGTCCGCAACGCCTTCAATGACGATGTCATCGCCGAATTGACGCAGGTGTTCGCAAAACTGTCGCAGGATGACGACCTGCGCGTCATCGTGCTGGGCGCGCACGGCAAGGCGTTTTGCGCGGGCGCCGACCTCAACTGGATGCGCGCCATGGCCGACTACAGCTGGGATCAGAACCGCGCCGATGCGCAAAAGCTCGCCGACATGCTGTGGACCCTGTACCAGTGCCCGGTACCCATCGTGGGACGCATCCAGGGCGACTGCTACGCCGGCGGCATGGGCCTGGCGGCGGTCTGCGACGTGCTCATCGCGGCCCACGAGGTGACCTTCTGCCTGTCAGAGGCCCGGCTCGGCCTGTTGCCCGCGACCATCGCCCCGTATGTGCTGCGCGCCCTGGGCGAACAGGCCTCGCGCCGCTACATGGTCACCGCCGAGCGCTTCAGCGCGGCGCAGGCCCATGCGCTGGGTTTTGTGCATGAGCTGTGCAGTGCCGGGGCGCTGGACGCGAAGGTGGCGGAGCTGGTGGCCACGCTGGCCGCGAACGGGCCCAAAGCGGCACGCGCATGCAAGCGCCTGGTGCGCGACGTGGCCGGCGCCCCGCTCACGGCCGGGTTGCGCGCCGACACCGCCCAGCGCATTGCCGACATCCGCTCCAGCATGGAGGGCCGGGAAGGCGTGCAGTCGTTCCTGAACAAGCGCAAGCCGGGCTGGCTGCTGCCCTGAGCGGCCCCCAGGCGCGACCCCGCAAGCCATGCTGCAAACCTTGCTTCAATCCCTCCCGTGGCTGGCCCCGCTGGGCAGCTACGCTGCGGGCACGGCCACGGCGGGTGTCGGGCAGGCGGCAGGCCACCTCGACATGGCCAGCCTGCTGGCACTGGCCGCCGCGCTGGGCTGGGCCAGCGGCCTGCGGCTCTATGCCGTGGTCTTCATGGTCGGTGTGGCGGGGCTGCTGGGCTGGATTCCGCTGCCCGACGGCCTGACGCTGCTGCAGCACCCGGCCATGCTCGCCGCCAGCGGCTTCATGCTGTTCGTCGAGTTTTTCGCCGACAAGATCCCCGGTGTCGATTCGCTGTGGGACATCGTGCACAGCGTGATCCGCATCCCGGCCGGTGCCGCGCTGGCGGCTGGCGTGTTCGGCGCCGACGGGGGCACCATGACCGCGGTCGCGGCGCTGATGGGTGGCACGCTGGCCGCCACCAGCCAGGCCGCCAAGACCACCACCCGGGCTGTGATCAACACCTCGCCCGAGCCTGTTTCCAACGTGCTGGCGAGTCTGACCGAGGACGGCGTGGTGGTCGGCGCGCTCTGGCTCTCTATCCACTACCCGCTGGTGTTCGGCGTGGTGCTGGCCATTATGGTCGCGCTGATGTGGGCCATGACCTGGCTGCTGCTCAAATTCCTCAAGGCGGTGTTTCGCCGCGTCGCCCGTTTCTTTTCCGGTTTTGCAAAGGTCACCTAATGTTCAACAAAATTCTGATTGCCAACCGTGGCGAAATCGCTTGCCGCGTCGCAGCCACGGCCAGGCGCATGGCCATCAAGACCGTGGCGGTGTACTCCGAGGCCGACGCCAGTGCCAGGCACGTCAGCCTGTGCGACGAGGCGGTGCCGATCGGTGCCAGCGCACCCAAGGACAGCTACCTGCGCTGGGAGCGCATCATCGAGGCCGCCAAGGCCACCGGCGCGCAGGCCATTCACCCCGGCTACGGCTTCCTGAGCGAAAACGACGAGTTCGCGCAGGCCTGTGCCGATGCGGGCCTGGTCTTCATCGGCCCGCCGCCCTCCGCGATTCGGGCCATGGGACTCAAGGCCGAATCCAAGCAGTTGATGGGCAAGGCCGGGGTGCCCCTGGTGCCCGGCTACCACGGTGCGGACCAGGACCCCGCGCTGCTGCAGCGCGAGGCCGACGCCATCGGCTACCCGGTGCTGATCAAGGCCAGCGCGGGCGGCGGCGGCAAGGGCATGCGCGTGGTGGACAAGGCGAAGGCTTTCGCCGCGGCGCTGGCTTCGTGCCAGCGCGAAGCCAGCAGCAGCTTTGGCATTGACGCGGTGCTGATCGAGAAGTACGTGCAGCGCCCGCGCCACATCGAAATTCAGGTGTTCGGCGACACGCAGGGCAACTACGTTTACCTGTTCGAGCGCGACTGCTCGGTGCAGCGGCGCCACCAGAAGGTGCTGGAGGAAGCCCCGGCGCCCGGCATGACGCCCGGCATGCGCCAGCAGATGGGCGAGGCCGCCGTGGCGGCTGCGCGCGCCGTGAACTACGTGGGCGCCGGCACGGTGGAGTTCATCGTCGAGCAAAAGCCCGATGGCAGCATGACTTTCTTCTTCATGGAGATGAACACGCGGTTGCAGGTGGAACATCCCGTGACCGAGGCCATCACCGGGCTCGACCTGGTGGAGTGGCAATTGCGCGTGGCGTCGGGCGAGCCGCTGCCGCTCAGGCAGGAGGATCTGCGCATCCACGGCCATGCGATCGAGGCGCGCATCTGCGCCGAAAACCCCGACAACAACTTCCTGCCCGCGACCGGCACGCTGCACGTGTACGACCTGCCGGCGTACGTGAGCTTCGAGCGCGGGAACAGGGGCGGTGCGGACACTCTGGTCCGGGTGGATTCCGGCGTGCGCGAAGGTGACGTCATCTCGCCGTTCTACGACCCCATGGTGGCCAAGCTGATCGTGCATGGCGATACCCGCGAGCAGGCGCTGGCGCGCATGGACGAGGCCCTGTCGCAAACCCATATCGTCGGGCTCAATACCAATGTGCAGTTTCTGCGCTATGTGGTGGGCACCGCCTCGTTTGCCCAGGCGAATCTGGACACGGGGCTGATCCCGCGCGAAGAGGCCAGGCTGTTCAAGCAGGAAAAAGTCGGCCTGCCGCTGGCCGCGGCCGCGGCCATTGCGCGCACGCTGGTGGAGGAAAAAGCCCTTGAGGTCGATGCGGCCAACGGCGCCTGGATCGACCCCTGGGCCCGGCGCGACGGCTGGCGCGCGCACGGCCTGGCCACGCGCCGCTTCGAGTTCGAATTTCACGGCGAGGCGGTCACGGCCATGCTGACCCGTCTGCACGACGGCGCCCTGCAGTTGCAGGTCGGCAGCGCCGCCGGGCCACTCACCTTTGTGCCCGTGGCGGATGGCATCGGGGTCGATTTTGCGGGCCAGCGCCAGACCGTCAAGGTATGGCTGAATCAGGCGGTAGCCCATGTGTTTTGTGCGCTAGGCGCTACACAAATCGTAGTGATCGATGCGCTGGCGCATGCCAGCGTGGGCCAGGCCGACGCGGGCCGGCTGACCGCGCCGATGCCGGGCAAGGTGGTGTCGTTCGCCGTCAAGCCCGGCGACAAGATCAGCAAGGGCCAGGCGCTGGCGGTGATGGAGGCTATGAAGATGGAGCACACGATTGCCGCGCCGGCCGACGGCACGGTCGAAGAACTGCTGTATGCGCCGGGCGATCAGGTCACGGAAGGCGCGGAGCTGCTGCGCATCAAGGCTTGATTAAACTGGTGCCGATGCGAATCACCGTCTGCCTCACCGACAACAACCGCCCCGAACCTTGGGTCGAAGGCCTGCGCGCCGAGCTGCCGCAGGCCGAGGTCGAAGCCTGGACGCCCGGCGCCGCGTTGGCCGACCATGCAGTGGTGTGGGCGCCGCCGCAGGCGTTCCTGGACGAGCAGCAGCGGCTGCGCGGCCTGTTCAATATCGGGGCCGGCGTCGACGCGCTCCTCAAGCTGCGGCTGCCGCCGCACACGCGCATCGTGCGGCTCGACGACGCGGGCATGTCGGTGCAGATGGCCGAGTACGTCTGCCATGCGCTGATCCGCCACTTCCGCGAGTTCGATGCCTACGAGGCCGACGCGCGCCAAGGCGTCTGGAGCTATCGCCGCCCGCGTGCGCGCCGCGATTTTGCGGTCGGCGTGATGGGCCTCGGTGTGCTCGGCGAGCGTGTCGGCAAGGCCATCGCGCAGTTCGAGTTTCCGGTGCGGGGCTGGAGCCGCTCGCCCAAGCAGATCGATGGCATCCAGTGTTTCGACGGCGCGCAGGGGCTGGACGCATTTCTCGCCGCCAGCCGCGTGCTGGTGTGCCTGCTGCCGCTGACCACCGAGACGCGCGGCATCCTGCGCGCAGGCACGCTGGGCCGGCTGAACGGCGGACGGCCCGGCGGCTACCTCATCAACGTGGCGCGCGGCGCGCACCTGGTGGAAGACGATCTGATTCCGCTGCTCGACGCGGGCCAGCTCGCGGGCGCGACACTCGACGTGTTTGCGTCGGAGCCGCTCGCGCCTGCGCATCCGTTCTGGCGGCATCCGAAGATCACCGTGACGCCGCATGCCTCGGCGCGCACGCAGCGCGAGGAATCGGTGGCGCAGATCGCCGCCAAGATCCGGGCCCTCGAAGCCGGTGCGGACTTTAGCGCGCTGGCGGGCGTGGTCGACGGGCAACGCGGATACTGAGTCTCAACATCTCCTGGAGTCAGAACATGAGCCTTCCTTTGAGAGTCAAACTCGTCGATGTGGGCCCGCGCGACGGCCTGCAAAACGAAAAGCAGATGGTGCCGGCAGCGGTCAAGATCGAACTGGTGCAGCGCCTGCAGAACGCTGGCCTGAAAGAAATCGAGGTCACCAGCTTCGTCAGCCCCAAGTGGGTGCCGCAGATGGCCGATGCGAGTGAGGTCATGCGCGGCATCCGGCGCCAGAGTGGCGTGCGCTACTCGGTGCTGACGCCCAACATGAAGGGCTTCGAGGCGGCGATTGCCGCGCCGCGCGCCGAGTGGCCCGACGAGATCGTGGTCTTCGGCGCCGCCAGCGAGGCGTTCAGCCAGCGCAACATCAACTGCTCGATCGCCGAGAGCATCGAGCGCTTTCGCCCGGTGGTCGAGGCGGCGCGCGCCCACGGCATCGACGTGCGCGGCGCCATGTCGTGCACCGTGGGCTGTCCCTACGAGGGCGAGATCGCGCCCGAGCGCGTCGGCATGCTGGCCGGACTCATGAAAGGCATCGGCGTGCAGCGGGTGGACGTCGCCGACACGATTGGCGTGGGCACGCCGCGCAAGGTGCGGCGCGCCATGGAGGCCACGCTCCAGCACTACGACATCGACCATGTGTCAGGCCACTTCCATGACACCTACGGTCAGGCCCTGGCCAACACGCTGGCCAGCCTGGAGATGGGCGTGTGGAACTTCCAGTCTTCCGTCGCCGGCCTGGGCGGCTGCCCCTACGCCAAAGGCGCGACGGGCAACGTGGCCTCGGAAGACGTGGTCTACCTGCTGGACGGCATGGGGATCGAGACCGGCATCGACCTGGACAAGCTGATCGACGCCGGCCAGTTCATCAGCGACCATCTGCAGCGCAAGCCGAACTCGCGCGCGGCCACCGCGATCCTGGCCAAGCGGGCGGGCTAGTCATGAGCACGACTCCCGCTCCCGCCTCCTTCCTTCCAGAGGGCGTGCGGCGTGTGGCTGCGGCGCTGCAGGCGCAGGGCCATCCGCATGCACCCGTGATGCTCGACGATGCGGCGCGCACCGCGCAGCAGGCGGCCGACGCGCTGGGCATCGCCGTGGGCCAGATTGCCAAGAGCATCATCTTTCGCCGCATCCCGGACGACGCGGCCGTGCTGGTGGTGACCTCGGGCGACCGGCGCGTGGACGAGAAGAAGGTGGCGGCCTTGGTGTGCGCGGGCGGCGGCAAGCTGGGGCGCGCCGACGCGGAGTTTGTCAAGGCCAGCACCGGCTTTTCGATCGGCGGCGTCTCGCCGCTGGCGCATGCCACGAAGCCCGTCACGCTGATCGACCAGGAACTGTTCCGGTTCGCCGAAATCTGGGCCGCGGCGGGCCATCCGCATGGCGTCTTCAAACTCAGCCCGCACGACCTGCAGCGGCTCACCGGCGCACCCGTGGCTGACGTAGCGCAGGCCGTCAAGATCGCATGAATGCTATTGATCCGATAGCCCATCGCGCTGACGTGGCAAGGGCTGCAGCCGAAAATGTTCCCTCACCCTGCATCTCGGTGTGCCGCATGAGCGAGGCCGGCGGCTGGTGCGAGGGCTGCTTTCGCACGCTCGACGAGATCGGGCGCTGGAGCCGCATGAGCGACGCCGACAAGCGCGCCATCTGGGCCCTGATCGAGCAGCGCGCTGCGGCAGAATCCACAACGACGCCGGCATCGCCATGAAGCACATTACCTTCTACCTCGACTTCATTTCGCCGTACGCCTACCTCGCGTTCGAACAGCTGCCCGAAGCCTTGCTGGGCCTGAGCTACAGCGTGACGCACAAGCCGCTGCTGTTTGCGGGGCTGCTCAAGCACCATGGGCAGCTCGGCCCCGCCGAGATTGCCCCCAAGCGCGACTGGACCTACCGCCAGGTGCTGTGGCTGGCGCACCGCCATGGCATCGACATGCAGTTGCCGGCGGCGCATCCCTTCAACCCGTTGGCGCTGTTGCGGCTGGCCGTGGCCTGCAATGCGCAGGGCACGCCCAACCGCTATGTCTGCGAGACCGTGTTTCGCCACGTCTGGCGCGGCGGCGCCGAGGCAGCCGACCCGGTGCGGCTGCAGGCGCTGGCGGCGCAGCTGGTGCCCGCGCGTGACGCGAATGGCGACGAGGTCAAGGCGCAGCTCAAGGCCCATACCGACGAGGCGATTGCCGCGCGCGTGTTTGGCGTGCCCACCTTCGCGGTGGACGACAAACTGTTCTGGGGTTTCGACGCGCTGCCCATGCTGCGCGCCTACTGCGAAGGCGATGCCTGGTTCGGCGCGCCGTGGGACGCCGCTGCAAGGGTGGCGCAAGGCGTGCGGCGTTGAATCGGGGGGCACCTTTCGCGAACTTCACGCCACCGTCATGCCCAGCGCCTTCAACTTCGCCGCTTCACCGTTCGACTGCCTGAGTCCGGCGGAACAGGAGCAGGTTCGGCGCCACGTCGACATCGCCTATTTCCGCGAAGGCGAGGTGGTGCTGGAGGTCGGCGCCGAGCCCACGCACCTGTACGTTGTCATCAAAGGCTACGTCACCCAGACCGAAGACGGCGAGGTGGTGGCCAGCTATGGCCCGGACGACAGCTTCGACGGCCGCGGGCTGGTGGCCGGGCGCGTCAGCAGCCGCTTTGTGGCGGCCGAGGAAGTGGTGGCCTACCAGCTGGCCAAGGCGACCGTCAAGGCGCTGATCGCCTCGAACGCCACCTTTGGTGCGCTGCTGTTCTCGGACCTGGGCCACAAGCTCAGTGCGCTGTCGCAGCGGCAGGAGCAGCGCGAGCTGCAATCCCTGACGCTGGCGCGGGTGGACGAGGCCTATCTGCGCCCCGCCCACATGGTCGATGCGCAGACCGATGTTCTGTCGGTCGTGCAACTGTTCCAGTCGCAGCGCACCTCCAATGTGCTGGTGCGTGGCCTGCCGGGCGGACTCGGCATCTTCACCACGACGGGGCTGCAGCGCGCGATCCTGGATGGCCGTCCGCTGAATCGGCTGGCGGTGGGCGAACTGGCGAGCAGCCCGGTCATCACTGTGCGCCCGTCCGACCAGCTTGGCGAGGCCATGGCGCTGTTGCTGCGCCGCCGGGTACACCGCCTCGTCGTGGCCGAGGGGGACGAAGTGCGGGGCATTCTGGAGGCGCTGGATGTGTTCAGCTTCCTGGCGAATCATTCGCACCTGATCACGGTGCAGATCGAGCAGGCGCCCGACCTCGACGCACTGGCGCAGGCGGCCCTGCAGATCACGCGCCTGATCTCGCTGCTGTACCGCAACGGCACGCGCATCGGCCTCATGGCCAAGCTGGTGCAGCAGCTGAACGCGCGCCTGTTCGAGCGCGCCTGGCAGATGATCGCACCGGCCGAACTGGTGGCCAACAGCTGCCTGTTCGTCATGGGCAGCGAAGGGCGTGGTGAGCAACTGCTCAAGACCGATCAGGACAATGGCCTGCTGCTGCGCGACGGCTACACCGCGCCCGACGATCTGGACGCCATTTGCCAGCGCTTCTCGCAGGCGCTGAGCCGTTTTGGCTATCCCGAATGTCCCGGACACATCATGCTCAGCAACCCGGCCTGGCGCGGCAGCGCCAGCGCGTTCGGCCAGAAGGTCCGGCAATGGCTGCTGATGCCGGAGGCGGACAGCCTGATGCATCTGGCGATCTTCATGGATGCGCATGCCGTGGCGGGCGACGCGACCCTGCTGGAGGGCGTGCGCCGCGGCCTCATGACGCTCGCCACCGACAACGACGCCGTGCTCGGGCGCTTCGCGGCGGTCATTGAAGCGTTTGGCAGTCCTTCGCCCTGGTGGGACCGGTTGCTGCCGCATGGGCAGGCGCAGCGCCCGCTCGACCTGAAGAAGGAGGGCATTTTTCCGATCGTGCACGGGGTACGCAGTCTGGCGCTGGCGCGCCATGTGGCGCCGACCGGCACGGTGGCCCGTATCGAGGCGCTGGTGGCCGACGCAACGCTGGACGCCACCCTGGGCAAGGAACTCACGCAAAGCCTGCATGTGCTCATGGGGCTGCGCCTGAAGGCCGGCCTGGCCGAACTGGACGCCGGCCGGGCCGTGAGCGGAGGCCTTGCGCCGGAACGCCTAGGCAGTCTGGAGCGTGACCTGCTCAAGGACACGCTGGGCGTGGTCAAGCGCTTCAAGGCGCTGCTGCGCCACCGATTCCGGCTCGATGCCCTGTGAGTCTGGCGCGCTTTTCGCCCGGGGCGGTTGTCGCCGCGCTGCGGCGCGAATGGCGTCTGAAGCACCTGCGCGACCCGGCTTACCGGTTCATGTTCGATGCGGCGCCGCCCGATGAGTGGGTGGCGCTGGACTGCGAGACCACCGGCCTGAATGTGCGCAGCGACAAAATCATCTCGATCGGCGCGGTACGCATCGTGGGCAACCGCATCATGACCAGCGAGCGGCTGGCGCTGCTGGTGCGACCGGACAAGGGTATCTCGGCCGACAGCGTGCGCATTCATCGCCTGCGCGAACGCGACGTGGCGCAGGGTCTGCCGATCGCAGAGGCGATGGCGCAGCTGATGCGTTTCATCGGCAGCCGGCCGCTGGTGGGCTATTACCTGGAGTTCGACGTGGCGATGCTGAATCGCGCCATCAGGCCCCTGCTGGGCGTGGGCCTGCCGCAGCCCAGGATCGAAGTCTCGGCGCTGTATTACGACTACAAGTTCAAACAGCTGCCGCCCTACCAGCAGCAGCTCGGCGCCGATATCGACCTGCGCTTTGCCACGCTCATGGACGACCTGGGCCTGCCGCAGCGTGCCGCCCACGATGCGGTGAACGATGCCGTGATGGCGGCGCTGGCGTTCATCAAGCTGAGGCAGCTGCATGGCGGGTGACACCGCCGCGCCGGGTCGCCGCCCGCTTTAGTGGCCCGAAGCGCCCGAGGCGCCAAAGCCGGTTTCCGAGCGGACCTGCTGCGCCGGGAATGCGGCACGCTCGCGCGCCGCACTGGCGCTGCGATCGGTGATGGAGAACAACCAGATGCCGACAAAGCCGATGGTCATCGAGAACAACGCCGGCGAGGTGTACGGGAACCAGGCTGAGCCAGCCGGGTGCCCCAGCGTGGCTTCCCATACCGAGGGCGACACGATCGTCAGGCCCACCGACGAGATCAACCCCAGGAAGCCGCCGACTACGGCGCCGCGCGTGGTGCAGTTCTTCCACAGGACCGACAGGAACAGCACCGGGAAGTTGGCCGAGGCCGCAACGGCGAAGGCCAGCGACACCATGAACGCGATGTTCTGCTTTTCGAAGGTGATGCCCAGCAACACCGCAATGATCCCCAGCGCGACCGTGGTGATGCGCGACACCTTGAGTTCGGCGGCGCTGTCGGCCTTGCCCTTCTTGAACACGGTGGCGTACAGGTCGTGCGACACGGCCGAGGCGCCCGACAGGGTGAGCCCCGCCACCACGGCCAGGATGGTCGCGAACGCCACCGCCGAGATGAAGCCGTAGAACACGTTGCCGCCGACCGACTTCGCCACCAGCACCGCTGCCATGTTGGCTGTGCCGGCGCCGCCGTGGATGACGCCCCGGACGACGTCCGCGTACTCCGGGTTGGTCAGCACCATGGTGATGGCGCCGAAGCCGATGATGAAGATCAGCACGTAGAAATAGCCGATCCAGGTGGTGGCCCAGAAGACCGACTTGCGTGCCTGCTTGGCATCGGGCACCGTGAAGAAACGCATCAGGATGTGCGGCAGGCCCGCGGTACCGAACATCAGCGCCATGCCGAACGAAATGGCCGAGATCGGGTCCTTGATGAAGCCGCCCGGGCCCATGATGGACAGGCCTGCCCTGGCCGCCTCTTCGGGCGTCTTGCCGGTGTTGGCGGCAATGGCGGCGCGCACTTGCACGCCCTTGGCAAACAGCGCCTCAGGGCTGAAGCCATACTGCGCCAGCACCATGAAGGCCATGAAGGTCACGCCCGCCAGCAGCAGGCAGGCCTTGATGATCTGCACCCAGGTGGTGGCCGTCATGCCGCCAAACAGCACGTACACCATCATCAGCGCGCCGACGATGACGACCGCCATCCAGTATTCCAGGCCGAACAGCAGCTTGATGAGCTGGCCGGCGCCGACCATTTGCGCGATCAGGTAGAACGCCACCACCACCAGCGTGCCCGACGCCGCGAACGCGCGGATGGGCCCCTGCTGAAACCGGTAGCCCGCCACGTCGGCAAAGGTGAACTTGCCCAGGTTGCGCAGGCGCTCGGCCATCAGGAAGGTGATCATCGGCCAGCCGACGAGGAAACCGATCGAATAGATCAGGCCGTCGTAACCCGTGGCCATGACCGCGGCGGAGATGCCCAGGAAGGAGGCAGCCGACATGTAGTCGCCGGCGATCGCCAGCCCGTTCTGGAAGCCCGTGATGCCGCCGCCGGCGGTATAGAAGTCCGCCGCCGAGCGCGTCCTGGACGCGGCCCATTTGGTGATCCACAGGGTCAGCAGCACAAAGCCGGCGAACATCGCGATGGCCGTCCAGTTCGTGGCCTGCTTGGCCACCTGGCCCAGGTCGGCGCCGGCGGCGTGCGCGCCGCCCGCCAGCAGCGCCGCCAGCGGCGCGAGGTATTTTTTGCCGGCACTCATTTCGAGGCCTCGTTCAGGATGTCTTTGGTCAGGGCATCGAATTCGCTGTTGGCGCGACGCACATAGATGCCGGTGATGACGATGGTGAAGACGATCACGCCCAACCCGATGGGAATGCCCAGCGTGGTGACGCCGGCGCCAATGGGCTGCGCCAGGAACGCCTTGTCAAACGCGATTAGCGCGATGTAGCCGTAGTACACGAGCAGCATCAGCACCGTCAGCACGACGCCGATCCGGTTGCGCTTTTGGCGCAGCTCCCTGTATTTCGGGTTGCGCTGAATCTTGGCTACCACAGGGTCATCCATGACTGTTTCCTTCAGGGTTGATTGAAATCCCACGCGATGGGGAAATCCCCAAGGCCGGCTGGATTACTTCAAACACGACTGACCAATGCCTTACGCGGCGCGGTGAGTGGCCGGCCTCGCCCCAAGAAGCGGCCCTGGAAATGCGCCAGGTGCGGTGAATTCCGGTGCTGCGCCGCGCAGAGAAAACGCGCCGCATTCCGCATTGAAAAATCGCAGCCGCGGGTTACTACCGAGGCCGTAAGCGGGTGACAAGTTAGCAGTAAGGCGTTGTAAGACAACCGTCAGAACCTCGTCAGACATCTGCCGGATAGTGGGTCGCTGGGCTCAGTAGATTTTCGTTACAAATTAAAGGAGACAAATTTATGGCTAAGGCAGCGGCT encodes:
- a CDS encoding acetyl/propionyl/methylcrotonyl-CoA carboxylase subunit alpha codes for the protein MFNKILIANRGEIACRVAATARRMAIKTVAVYSEADASARHVSLCDEAVPIGASAPKDSYLRWERIIEAAKATGAQAIHPGYGFLSENDEFAQACADAGLVFIGPPPSAIRAMGLKAESKQLMGKAGVPLVPGYHGADQDPALLQREADAIGYPVLIKASAGGGGKGMRVVDKAKAFAAALASCQREASSSFGIDAVLIEKYVQRPRHIEIQVFGDTQGNYVYLFERDCSVQRRHQKVLEEAPAPGMTPGMRQQMGEAAVAAARAVNYVGAGTVEFIVEQKPDGSMTFFFMEMNTRLQVEHPVTEAITGLDLVEWQLRVASGEPLPLRQEDLRIHGHAIEARICAENPDNNFLPATGTLHVYDLPAYVSFERGNRGGADTLVRVDSGVREGDVISPFYDPMVAKLIVHGDTREQALARMDEALSQTHIVGLNTNVQFLRYVVGTASFAQANLDTGLIPREEARLFKQEKVGLPLAAAAAIARTLVEEKALEVDAANGAWIDPWARRDGWRAHGLATRRFEFEFHGEAVTAMLTRLHDGALQLQVGSAAGPLTFVPVADGIGVDFAGQRQTVKVWLNQAVAHVFCALGATQIVVIDALAHASVGQADAGRLTAPMPGKVVSFAVKPGDKISKGQALAVMEAMKMEHTIAAPADGTVEELLYAPGDQVTEGAELLRIKA
- a CDS encoding 2-hydroxyacid dehydrogenase, with translation MRITVCLTDNNRPEPWVEGLRAELPQAEVEAWTPGAALADHAVVWAPPQAFLDEQQRLRGLFNIGAGVDALLKLRLPPHTRIVRLDDAGMSVQMAEYVCHALIRHFREFDAYEADARQGVWSYRRPRARRDFAVGVMGLGVLGERVGKAIAQFEFPVRGWSRSPKQIDGIQCFDGAQGLDAFLAASRVLVCLLPLTTETRGILRAGTLGRLNGGRPGGYLINVARGAHLVEDDLIPLLDAGQLAGATLDVFASEPLAPAHPFWRHPKITVTPHASARTQREESVAQIAAKIRALEAGADFSALAGVVDGQRGY
- a CDS encoding hydroxymethylglutaryl-CoA lyase; translated protein: MSLPLRVKLVDVGPRDGLQNEKQMVPAAVKIELVQRLQNAGLKEIEVTSFVSPKWVPQMADASEVMRGIRRQSGVRYSVLTPNMKGFEAAIAAPRAEWPDEIVVFGAASEAFSQRNINCSIAESIERFRPVVEAARAHGIDVRGAMSCTVGCPYEGEIAPERVGMLAGLMKGIGVQRVDVADTIGVGTPRKVRRAMEATLQHYDIDHVSGHFHDTYGQALANTLASLEMGVWNFQSSVAGLGGCPYAKGATGNVASEDVVYLLDGMGIETGIDLDKLIDAGQFISDHLQRKPNSRAATAILAKRAG
- a CDS encoding YbaK/EbsC family protein, translating into MSTTPAPASFLPEGVRRVAAALQAQGHPHAPVMLDDAARTAQQAADALGIAVGQIAKSIIFRRIPDDAAVLVVTSGDRRVDEKKVAALVCAGGGKLGRADAEFVKASTGFSIGGVSPLAHATKPVTLIDQELFRFAEIWAAAGHPHGVFKLSPHDLQRLTGAPVADVAQAVKIA
- a CDS encoding DUF1289 domain-containing protein, with amino-acid sequence MNAIDPIAHRADVARAAAENVPSPCISVCRMSEAGGWCEGCFRTLDEIGRWSRMSDADKRAIWALIEQRAAAESTTTPASP
- a CDS encoding 2-hydroxychromene-2-carboxylate isomerase — protein: MKHITFYLDFISPYAYLAFEQLPEALLGLSYSVTHKPLLFAGLLKHHGQLGPAEIAPKRDWTYRQVLWLAHRHGIDMQLPAAHPFNPLALLRLAVACNAQGTPNRYVCETVFRHVWRGGAEAADPVRLQALAAQLVPARDANGDEVKAQLKAHTDEAIAARVFGVPTFAVDDKLFWGFDALPMLRAYCEGDAWFGAPWDAAARVAQGVRR